A part of Gammaproteobacteria bacterium genomic DNA contains:
- the tilS gene encoding tRNA lysidine(34) synthetase TilS, which translates to MSFLSPSSFHLILQNLLAGRDQAEPVSGYLLALSGGLDSVVLLDLLAGTPLDAPLRAIYIDHGLQADSARWGEFCLQQCQQRHISCEVVPVQVRQEAGHGPEDSARRARYAALAQRMLPGEVLLTAQHQDDQAETLLLQLLRGGGPRGLAAMPAINAFGPGWQLRPLLDFSRAQLQHYAADHSLAWVEDPSNADSRYDRNFLRQQVIPLLKQRWPSMAATLSRSARLCAEAADLLAWQAQVDLVGVRQGETLSVAALVSLPEPRRKQVLLEWIGQSRCPLPSERQLQHILHDLLTSAEDAEPCVRWGGVQMRRFQGQLYLLPQENEPLQIKVWDLTQPLTWGGRQLVSKKMPGRGLSLAKLQGAISVRPRQGGESLRLPGRDHHHSLKKLLQAAGLPPWERQQLALLFVDEQLAAVVGHWISADFAADHNEAGLIVELASLS; encoded by the coding sequence ATGTCATTTTTATCGCCTTCCTCATTTCATTTGATTCTGCAAAACCTGCTCGCCGGGCGTGATCAGGCCGAGCCGGTGAGCGGCTATTTGTTGGCGCTCAGTGGTGGTCTGGATTCTGTGGTGTTGCTGGACTTGCTTGCCGGAACACCGTTGGATGCGCCGCTGCGGGCCATTTACATCGATCATGGCTTGCAGGCCGACAGTGCCCGTTGGGGTGAGTTTTGTCTGCAGCAGTGTCAGCAGCGACATATTTCCTGCGAGGTGGTGCCGGTTCAGGTGCGGCAGGAGGCCGGCCATGGCCCTGAGGACAGTGCCCGTCGCGCCCGTTATGCCGCCTTGGCGCAGCGGATGTTGCCGGGCGAGGTGCTGCTGACCGCGCAACACCAAGACGATCAGGCTGAAACTTTGTTGTTACAGCTGCTGCGTGGCGGCGGTCCGCGTGGTCTGGCGGCCATGCCGGCAATCAATGCGTTTGGCCCTGGCTGGCAATTGCGGCCGCTGCTGGATTTCAGTCGTGCGCAATTGCAGCACTACGCCGCCGATCATTCGCTGGCATGGGTGGAAGATCCAAGTAATGCGGACAGCCGGTATGACCGCAATTTTTTGCGTCAGCAGGTGATTCCTTTGCTCAAACAGCGCTGGCCATCCATGGCGGCGACGCTGTCGCGGTCGGCACGGCTATGTGCCGAAGCGGCGGATTTGCTGGCGTGGCAGGCGCAAGTTGACTTGGTCGGCGTGCGTCAGGGCGAGACCTTGTCCGTTGCCGCGTTGGTGTCCTTGCCGGAACCTCGTCGCAAGCAGGTGCTGCTGGAGTGGATCGGCCAAAGCCGTTGTCCGCTGCCTTCTGAGCGTCAGTTGCAGCACATTTTGCACGACTTGCTGACTTCCGCCGAAGATGCTGAACCCTGCGTGCGCTGGGGCGGGGTGCAGATGCGTCGTTTCCAGGGGCAGTTGTATCTGCTGCCGCAGGAAAATGAACCGCTGCAGATCAAAGTCTGGGATCTGACCCAGCCATTGACCTGGGGCGGGCGACAGTTGGTCAGCAAAAAAATGCCGGGGCGGGGTTTGTCGCTGGCCAAGCTGCAAGGCGCGATCAGTGTGCGGCCGCGTCAGGGCGGCGAGAGCCTGCGCCTGCCCGGTCGCGATCATCACCACAGTCTAAAAAAACTGCTGCAGGCGGCAGGTTTGCCGCCCTGGGAGCGCCAGCAACTGGCGCTGCTGTTTGTCGATGAGCAGTTGGCAGCAGTGGTCGGGCACTGGATCAGCGCCGATTTTGCTGCCGATCACAATGAAGCCGGTTTGATTGTCGAGCTGGCTTCACTGAGCTGA